The following are from one region of the Gemmatimonadota bacterium genome:
- a CDS encoding uracil-DNA glycosylase: MQTRVLEKEIAECTLCKRLVDYCRTFELAENRKIGDCDYWAKPVPGFGDINAQLLIIGLAPGAHGANRTGRPFTGDGAGDVLYRALFRHGFANRETAVDLHDGLHLDNVYITNAVKCVPPQNRPRSEEKRTCLDWLAQEMTFLHRVKIVLAMGRDAFDSYIRLERSAGRVTRLNAYRFQHGGVYRLDDKILVATYHFSRYNMNTGVLTEDMINVLFQRVRALLFEV, translated from the coding sequence ATGCAGACGCGCGTCCTCGAAAAAGAGATTGCAGAATGCACCCTGTGCAAACGCCTAGTCGATTATTGCCGCACATTTGAGTTGGCGGAAAATCGCAAAATTGGCGATTGCGATTACTGGGCAAAACCCGTTCCGGGCTTTGGAGATATCAACGCACAATTGCTCATTATTGGTCTGGCTCCCGGCGCACACGGAGCCAATCGCACGGGCAGGCCATTTACAGGCGATGGCGCTGGGGATGTGCTGTACCGCGCGCTCTTTCGGCACGGTTTTGCCAACCGGGAAACAGCGGTTGACCTCCATGACGGCCTGCATCTGGACAATGTGTATATCACGAATGCCGTCAAATGTGTTCCGCCTCAGAATCGGCCCAGGTCCGAAGAGAAGCGCACGTGTCTCGACTGGCTGGCACAGGAGATGACGTTCTTGCATCGCGTAAAAATCGTTCTGGCGATGGGCAGGGATGCGTTTGACAGTTATATAAGGCTGGAGAGGTCAGCAGGGCGTGTGACGAGGCTAAACGCCTATCGTTTTCAGCACGGTGGTGTGTACCGGTTGGACGATAAAATCCTCGTAGCGACCTACCATTTTAGTCGCTACAATATGAATACAGGCGTCCTGACAGAAGATATGATCAATGTGTTGTTTCAGCGCGTACGTGCGTTGCTGTTTGAAGTGTGA
- a CDS encoding glutaredoxin produces MANPKVIAYLKPVCGWSGGVRAVLAKYGLEYEDRDIINNPDNYREMVIKSGQPLQPCVQIGDTMLADISGDELEGWLIQNGYQPGGPDPSVPTDRSCTDEEHEAMARAAQQPTIANPHFGR; encoded by the coding sequence ATGGCTAATCCCAAAGTCATCGCCTATTTAAAGCCAGTTTGCGGTTGGAGCGGTGGTGTGCGCGCTGTTCTGGCAAAATATGGGCTGGAGTACGAAGACCGCGATATCATTAACAATCCCGACAACTATCGCGAGATGGTTATAAAGAGCGGGCAGCCCTTACAGCCCTGTGTGCAGATTGGGGATACGATGCTGGCCGATATCAGCGGTGATGAGTTAGAAGGTTGGTTAATCCAAAATGGGTACCAGCCCGGAGGCCCAGATCCCTCGGTTCCAACGGATCGTTCCTGTACGGATGAAGAGCATGAAGCAATGGCGCGTGCAGCACAGCAACCGACTATTGCCAACCCTCACTTTGGTCGATAA
- a CDS encoding (2Fe-2S)-binding protein, with the protein MPGKVHVTTTINGESAEFLCEPRQTILEVLRDQLDLTGTKEGCSNGNCGACSILVNGEVIDSCLMMAVEAEGQVLTTIEGVASADGLHPLQQKFLEHAALQCGICTPGFIVAAKALLDQESDPSEERIRLYLAGNLCRCTGYDKIVRAVQDAASEMAE; encoded by the coding sequence ATGCCAGGAAAAGTTCACGTTACAACGACAATCAACGGAGAATCGGCCGAGTTTTTGTGCGAACCTCGGCAGACAATTCTCGAAGTTTTGCGGGATCAACTCGATCTTACGGGCACGAAAGAGGGTTGCAGCAATGGCAACTGCGGCGCGTGTAGCATACTGGTCAATGGAGAGGTTATCGATTCCTGCCTGATGATGGCTGTCGAAGCCGAAGGGCAGGTACTCACGACGATTGAAGGCGTTGCAAGTGCCGATGGCTTACACCCTCTTCAGCAGAAATTCCTCGAACACGCAGCTCTTCAGTGCGGCATTTGCACGCCGGGCTTTATTGTGGCTGCCAAGGCATTGCTCGATCAAGAGTCTGATCCTTCAGAAGAACGCATTCGGTTGTACTTAGCGGGGAATCTGTGCCGTTGCACGGGGTATGACAAAATCGTTCGCGCGGTGCAAGACGCCGCGTCTGAAATGGCCGAATAG
- a CDS encoding xanthine dehydrogenase family protein molybdopterin-binding subunit: MATKTEDYLGITDYKVIGTRPIRHDGVDKVVGRAKYGADIDMAGMLHGAVVRSPHAHARIKSINTSKAEALAGVKAVITVEDLPLQEDKIEDLGEGAANLQHLRANVLADGKVLYHGHAVAAVAATDIHTAQEAVDLIDVEYEVLQPVLTVHEAMKEDAPLLLEDQTTQSLGEDTGQKSNVCTHFRHELGDVEKGFAEAELVIEREFDTATVHQGYIEPQNATALWGADDQIIVWCSTQGAFTVREQTAQILDVPVSQVKVVPMEIGGGFGGKIRIYLEPLAAVLSRKTGRPVKMVMSRTEVLQATGPTAGSFIKCKMGVDKAGKIVAAYAYMAYESGGFPGSWAAPGAMCIFAPYNIPNVLIDGYEVLVNKPQTMAYRAPGATNAAFASETIIDEICEQLDVDPLEFRLKNSAREGTRRADGPVYPRIGNEECVKTALSSEHYATQVNGKNRGRGIASGFWFNVGLKSSAAASVNSDGTVSLVEGSTDIGGTRTSIAMQLAEVLGIRAEDVKPQVVDTDSIGDTDVTGGSRTTFATGWAAYQCALDIKEQLIERAAKLWEISTDDVVFDDGTFSSSDSSKTISFKELAGMLDETGGPVMGRATVNPSGVGGAFAVMIVDIEVDTETGKVEILRVSMIQDAGKAVYPGYVEGQMQGGTAQGIGWALNEEYAYNGDGLLTNASLLDYRMPTCLDLPMIETHIVEVPNPGHPYGVRGVGEVPIVPPAAAVANAIYDAVGVRMTTLPMSPGEVLKALWAKNGGNGTG, from the coding sequence ATGGCGACAAAAACAGAAGATTATCTGGGCATTACGGATTACAAAGTTATTGGCACCCGTCCGATACGGCACGATGGCGTCGATAAAGTCGTTGGTCGGGCAAAATACGGTGCAGATATCGATATGGCAGGCATGTTACATGGGGCAGTTGTGCGTAGCCCCCATGCGCATGCGCGGATCAAATCGATAAATACGAGCAAGGCAGAAGCGCTTGCAGGTGTAAAAGCCGTGATTACCGTTGAAGACCTGCCTTTGCAAGAAGACAAAATTGAAGACCTCGGTGAAGGTGCTGCCAATCTTCAGCATCTGCGCGCAAATGTGCTGGCCGACGGCAAGGTATTGTATCACGGCCATGCAGTCGCTGCGGTTGCGGCAACAGATATTCATACGGCACAGGAAGCAGTTGATTTGATCGATGTCGAATACGAGGTGTTGCAACCCGTTTTGACTGTCCACGAAGCCATGAAAGAGGACGCGCCTTTGCTTCTGGAAGACCAGACCACGCAGTCGCTGGGCGAAGATACGGGTCAAAAGAGCAATGTTTGTACCCATTTTCGCCACGAATTGGGCGACGTGGAGAAGGGATTTGCAGAGGCAGAACTCGTCATCGAGCGAGAATTTGATACTGCGACGGTTCACCAGGGGTATATCGAACCCCAAAATGCCACGGCCTTGTGGGGTGCTGATGATCAGATCATAGTGTGGTGCAGCACGCAGGGCGCATTTACCGTGCGCGAACAGACTGCACAGATATTGGATGTGCCGGTTTCACAAGTCAAAGTCGTGCCCATGGAAATTGGCGGTGGATTTGGGGGCAAAATTCGGATTTATCTCGAACCTCTGGCCGCGGTTCTGTCGAGAAAGACGGGACGCCCCGTCAAGATGGTCATGAGTCGCACGGAAGTTTTGCAGGCAACTGGCCCGACCGCTGGCTCTTTTATCAAGTGCAAAATGGGGGTTGATAAAGCGGGTAAGATTGTCGCCGCATATGCGTATATGGCGTATGAGTCGGGTGGTTTCCCCGGTAGTTGGGCAGCGCCAGGTGCCATGTGCATTTTCGCGCCCTACAATATTCCCAATGTGCTGATTGACGGTTACGAGGTGCTGGTCAATAAACCGCAGACTATGGCCTACAGGGCGCCCGGTGCGACCAATGCCGCTTTTGCTTCAGAAACGATTATCGACGAGATTTGCGAGCAATTGGATGTTGATCCACTTGAGTTTAGGCTTAAAAATTCTGCCAGAGAAGGCACGCGACGCGCAGATGGGCCGGTTTATCCGAGAATCGGTAACGAGGAGTGTGTCAAAACAGCCCTTTCTTCAGAGCACTACGCGACGCAAGTCAACGGCAAAAATCGCGGGCGCGGGATTGCTTCGGGTTTCTGGTTCAACGTGGGGTTGAAGTCGAGTGCCGCTGCCAGTGTAAATTCCGATGGTACGGTCAGTCTGGTCGAGGGTTCTACGGATATTGGCGGAACCCGAACGTCTATTGCGATGCAATTGGCCGAAGTGCTCGGCATTCGGGCCGAAGACGTCAAGCCACAGGTCGTTGATACGGATTCTATCGGCGATACAGATGTGACCGGGGGAAGTCGCACGACATTTGCTACAGGGTGGGCGGCTTATCAGTGCGCCCTGGATATCAAGGAGCAATTGATTGAGCGCGCGGCAAAATTGTGGGAGATCTCTACGGATGATGTGGTTTTTGACGATGGCACATTTTCTTCATCTGATTCTTCTAAGACCATATCGTTCAAAGAGTTGGCAGGAATGCTTGACGAAACCGGTGGTCCCGTTATGGGCAGGGCAACCGTAAATCCGTCCGGCGTGGGCGGGGCTTTTGCGGTAATGATTGTCGATATTGAGGTCGATACCGAAACGGGCAAAGTGGAGATTTTGCGCGTCTCTATGATTCAAGATGCTGGCAAAGCTGTTTACCCCGGTTATGTCGAGGGACAAATGCAAGGAGGCACAGCACAGGGCATTGGCTGGGCACTCAACGAAGAATACGCCTATAATGGAGATGGACTTTTGACCAATGCGAGTTTGCTCGATTATCGGATGCCCACATGTCTCGATTTGCCCATGATTGAAACCCATATCGTCGAAGTGCCAAATCCCGGCCACCCCTATGGTGTGCGGGGGGTGGGAGAAGTGCCAATTGTTCCACCTGCTGCGGCAGTTGCAAATGCGATTTACGATGCTGTGGGTGTGAGAATGACAACTTTGCCCATGTCACCGGGCGAAGTTCTCAAGGCATTGTGGGCAAAAAATGGGGGAAATGGGACAGGCTGA
- a CDS encoding sulfatase, producing the protein MSDPMNIVVIVADTFRTSFLGAYGNDWIHTPNLDQFAEEGVRFTNAHPECLPTIPTRRTLHTGRRAFPFKDYSPVPWDNVYLAGWQPMSGDEGTIAEALVQAGYHTGFFADVPHYFVPGMNFTRGFRQWQFIRGQAEDRYRAIAAADPALIECYKLREGQPQNLIRAHLVNVQPQRPEETWPAARTFRAAIEFLEQNASNTPFYLYVDSFTPHETWEAPLHYYDLYGSREDRVPICLNVPYGPLSTNPDYEDRLASIRANYAGLVTMVDTWFGRLVDTIDRVGLRDNTMVLFLSDHGTNFADNAEGIIGKPADYMYPGTMCIPMILRHPQNKAAGTISDAFVYTLDIPATVLDISDVSPIGQIAGQSLLPIVESPGTFSERDYLTCRYGNSVWYKDNTTWFFSQADFSGPRVFDLESDPDCTQNIAERAVDRIKRAKRRILEDAGGEIPIYQRKESTDALGRPEFTV; encoded by the coding sequence ATGTCAGACCCTATGAACATCGTCGTCATCGTAGCCGATACATTTCGCACATCATTCCTGGGTGCTTATGGAAACGACTGGATCCACACGCCAAACCTCGACCAATTTGCCGAAGAGGGCGTGCGCTTCACCAATGCCCATCCCGAGTGCCTGCCCACCATCCCGACGCGGCGAACCCTTCACACCGGACGCCGAGCCTTTCCCTTCAAAGACTATAGTCCCGTTCCCTGGGACAATGTCTATCTCGCCGGATGGCAACCCATGTCGGGTGATGAGGGTACAATCGCCGAAGCCCTCGTGCAGGCTGGTTATCACACCGGTTTCTTTGCCGATGTCCCCCATTACTTTGTTCCTGGAATGAATTTTACGCGGGGCTTCCGCCAATGGCAATTCATTCGCGGCCAGGCAGAGGACCGCTATCGCGCCATAGCCGCAGCAGACCCGGCATTGATCGAATGCTATAAACTCAGGGAAGGACAGCCTCAGAATCTGATCCGCGCCCATCTGGTCAATGTGCAACCCCAGCGTCCCGAAGAAACATGGCCCGCAGCGCGGACGTTTCGCGCTGCCATTGAGTTCCTCGAGCAAAACGCTTCAAACACGCCTTTTTACCTCTATGTCGATAGCTTTACCCCTCATGAAACATGGGAAGCACCACTCCACTACTACGACCTGTATGGTAGCCGCGAAGACAGAGTACCCATATGTCTCAATGTGCCTTATGGTCCCCTGAGCACCAATCCCGACTACGAAGATCGACTCGCTTCTATTCGCGCCAATTATGCCGGACTCGTCACAATGGTGGATACCTGGTTTGGACGATTGGTCGATACAATTGACAGAGTGGGCTTGCGGGACAATACCATGGTCCTTTTTCTCAGCGACCACGGCACAAATTTTGCCGACAACGCCGAGGGCATAATCGGCAAACCCGCAGACTACATGTATCCGGGCACCATGTGCATCCCGATGATCTTGCGACACCCGCAAAACAAAGCCGCCGGAACCATCTCCGACGCCTTTGTCTATACCCTCGATATACCCGCAACAGTGCTCGACATTTCCGACGTCTCACCGATTGGACAAATCGCCGGACAGAGCCTGCTACCCATCGTTGAATCCCCGGGAACCTTCAGCGAGCGAGACTATCTAACATGCCGATACGGCAATTCCGTCTGGTACAAAGACAATACCACCTGGTTTTTTTCTCAGGCGGACTTTTCTGGGCCTCGCGTCTTCGACCTGGAATCAGACCCGGACTGCACTCAGAACATCGCCGAAAGAGCAGTAGATAGAATCAAACGAGCAAAACGCCGCATTCTCGAAGACGCTGGCGGCGAGATCCCCATCTACCAGCGCAAAGAATCCACCGATGCTCTCGGCCGCCCAGAATTTACTGTATGA
- a CDS encoding xanthine dehydrogenase family protein subunit M — MNAFDYEAPQSVDEAISLLGAGNGNVGILAGGTDLIAQLKEGRKIDLMIDLKQIPEATALSFDEDSGLSIGAATSCSKIYGYDVVASRYPALVDCTSLIGSIQIQNRGSVGGNFCNASPAADTPPAVIVLGGTCRIAGPNGTREVAAEDFFTGPGQSVLQSGEFLISIQVPTPAANSGAFFLRFIPRNEMDIAVANAAASVVLDSDKATIQEARVSIGAVAPTPLLVADAGAALVGKAVDDEDAIEAACAASRAAARPISDMRGTIEQRIHLSGVLTRRAIQGAIQRAKES, encoded by the coding sequence TTGAACGCATTTGATTATGAAGCACCTCAGTCTGTAGATGAGGCTATTTCTCTGCTCGGCGCGGGAAATGGCAATGTCGGCATTCTGGCGGGTGGCACGGACTTGATCGCGCAGTTGAAGGAGGGGCGCAAGATCGATTTGATGATCGATCTCAAGCAGATTCCCGAAGCAACGGCGTTGAGTTTTGATGAGGACAGCGGTTTGTCTATTGGCGCTGCAACATCGTGTTCCAAAATTTACGGTTACGATGTTGTCGCAAGCCGTTATCCCGCGCTTGTGGATTGTACTTCGCTCATCGGTTCCATTCAGATTCAAAATCGCGGATCTGTTGGGGGCAATTTCTGCAATGCCTCGCCCGCAGCGGACACCCCACCTGCTGTCATTGTCCTGGGCGGCACATGTCGTATTGCGGGACCAAATGGCACGCGAGAAGTTGCAGCAGAGGATTTTTTTACTGGTCCAGGGCAAAGTGTTCTTCAATCCGGCGAGTTTCTCATTTCTATTCAGGTGCCAACTCCGGCTGCCAATTCGGGGGCGTTTTTCCTGCGATTTATTCCGCGCAATGAAATGGATATCGCAGTCGCCAATGCTGCGGCCTCTGTGGTTTTGGACAGCGATAAAGCGACTATTCAAGAGGCGCGGGTGTCAATTGGAGCTGTTGCCCCCACTCCCTTGCTCGTTGCCGATGCGGGCGCAGCACTCGTGGGGAAAGCAGTAGATGACGAAGACGCTATAGAAGCGGCGTGTGCGGCATCGCGCGCAGCAGCCAGGCCTATTAGCGATATGCGGGGAACTATCGAACAGCGGATTCACCTGTCCGGCGTTTTGACGCGCCGCGCCATTCAGGGAGCCATTCAGAGAGCAAAGGAGTCTTAA
- a CDS encoding phosphonoacetaldehyde hydrolase, with the protein MDFYFRRTYRGALKAILLDWAGTTMDYGCYAPAVVFRQVYERMRVPISMAEARAPMGAHKKVHIRKISQIASVHQRWEDTYNRPPQESDIDAMFEAFVPLQLNCLAEYADLIPGTLEAVAEFRKRGLKIGSTTGYTGEMMALLQEEAKKRGYEPDATVCATDVPEGRPAPWMCVQNAMQLGVYPFAACVKVDDTIPGIEEGLNAGMWTIGLAKTGNEIGLNEEEINQLDPEVLQTQLETVYQRMHQSGAHYVVDGIWDVPTVLDDIQSRLTRGECP; encoded by the coding sequence ATGGATTTTTATTTTCGACGTACATATCGCGGTGCGCTAAAAGCCATTTTGTTAGATTGGGCGGGAACCACAATGGATTACGGATGTTACGCGCCTGCTGTGGTCTTTCGCCAGGTGTACGAACGCATGCGAGTACCTATCAGCATGGCCGAGGCGCGTGCGCCAATGGGGGCGCATAAAAAAGTCCACATTCGCAAAATATCTCAAATCGCATCTGTACACCAGCGCTGGGAAGATACCTACAATCGACCACCTCAGGAATCGGATATCGATGCGATGTTTGAAGCATTTGTACCCTTGCAACTGAATTGTCTGGCTGAATACGCCGACTTGATTCCCGGTACACTGGAAGCAGTTGCCGAATTTCGCAAGCGCGGATTAAAAATAGGATCGACCACCGGATATACAGGCGAAATGATGGCACTATTGCAGGAAGAAGCCAAAAAACGTGGTTATGAACCCGATGCAACCGTATGCGCAACCGACGTTCCCGAAGGCCGCCCAGCACCGTGGATGTGTGTGCAAAATGCCATGCAACTGGGCGTGTATCCCTTTGCAGCCTGTGTCAAAGTCGATGACACGATCCCCGGCATCGAAGAAGGTCTCAATGCCGGCATGTGGACTATTGGACTTGCAAAAACAGGAAATGAAATCGGTCTAAACGAAGAAGAAATCAACCAACTTGATCCCGAAGTACTGCAAACACAGCTCGAGACCGTATATCAGCGCATGCATCAGTCCGGCGCACACTATGTCGTCGATGGCATCTGGGATGTACCAACTGTATTAGACGACATCCAGAGCAGGCTCACGCGCGGCGAGTGCCCCTGA
- a CDS encoding Gfo/Idh/MocA family oxidoreductase, whose product MAKENTLRVAVAGCHRMLLRDLTHHNFAAAFRAISETEIVGVFDYGAETRAEFVTCWQDVWGDIPTFGNYEHMLKEIKPDILCIATRQTMHADQIEGAAAAGVRGILCDKPLATTLTEMDRIISACADIPLCFGLDRRWSLPYRHLRRDMSDLIGTITSLVAYGLPNTINHGCHWYDALLGLLGDPEPLWVSGLIDHGDSDDERRKLDPPARAQIGMDNGVVAYITMDGGKGPSFQITGKKGHLSILSDATHAHLCREDTYQSLSLPTDKDPWPTGPAMVRDLVQAIKTGGRTACDINHVRRATEIGFAIHHSSKQGGAKIALSDVDRSLRVESYPWGNE is encoded by the coding sequence ATGGCCAAAGAAAACACACTGAGGGTCGCTGTTGCGGGTTGCCACCGCATGCTGTTGCGCGATTTGACCCATCACAATTTTGCCGCGGCTTTTCGAGCCATTTCGGAAACTGAGATCGTCGGTGTATTCGATTACGGCGCAGAAACGCGAGCGGAATTTGTCACCTGCTGGCAGGACGTTTGGGGCGATATCCCAACCTTTGGTAACTATGAACACATGCTCAAAGAAATCAAACCAGATATACTCTGCATTGCCACGCGCCAGACCATGCACGCCGATCAGATCGAAGGCGCTGCCGCAGCAGGGGTTCGGGGTATTCTCTGTGACAAGCCTTTGGCTACAACCCTTACGGAAATGGATCGCATTATATCTGCGTGTGCGGACATCCCTCTCTGCTTTGGCCTTGACCGGCGCTGGTCTCTCCCCTATCGCCACCTTCGCCGGGACATGAGCGATCTGATCGGAACCATCACGAGTCTCGTCGCTTATGGCCTGCCCAACACCATCAATCACGGTTGTCATTGGTACGACGCCTTGCTAGGTCTATTGGGCGATCCCGAACCCTTATGGGTCAGCGGTCTGATTGACCACGGCGATTCGGACGATGAACGCCGCAAACTCGACCCGCCTGCACGTGCTCAAATTGGTATGGACAATGGCGTTGTCGCCTACATTACAATGGATGGCGGCAAAGGCCCCAGTTTTCAAATCACAGGAAAAAAAGGGCATCTATCCATCCTCTCTGACGCAACGCACGCCCATCTCTGCCGAGAAGATACTTACCAGTCCCTCAGTCTTCCCACAGACAAAGACCCGTGGCCGACGGGACCTGCGATGGTGCGCGATCTCGTGCAAGCTATTAAAACGGGTGGTCGCACGGCCTGTGACATCAATCATGTGCGCAGAGCCACAGAGATCGGATTTGCCATCCACCATTCCTCAAAGCAAGGGGGTGCGAAAATCGCCCTGTCAGATGTGGATCGATCCCTACGAGTGGAATCATACCCCTGGGGAAATGAATAG
- a CDS encoding class I SAM-dependent methyltransferase: MEYNSLFILWQSDLQVIKTKDTQVREAFVDVADVQVGSRVLDLGWEEDCLECLRETGARVTFVGEDIRAVQKAEALGINGVLSAMPAQVISDARVVFYKPVQRSAKGQVFEWIDQGFQALEMGGALYLAGQRNRGIRSYAAYLQAVFGNSRRAGRVGRVEVYSAKKERSNPCQAPIDNRMTFELRDLPGSPYRVETRAGVFSRDGLDDGTRLLIDCMKVRPADHVLDWGCGWGALGMVAARLSVKGNATLIDSNIRAVSCAEENLKRNQICNAVARVEDARIIDRREKFDLIISNPPFHDGNTAAHPLIEGAFRALRPGGRLMLVVMRPAAYLKHIRRVFGQGEVVAQKDGYVVLKGYIGN; encoded by the coding sequence ATGGAATATAATTCCCTTTTTATATTGTGGCAGAGTGATTTACAAGTGATTAAAACAAAAGACACACAAGTCAGAGAAGCATTTGTTGACGTGGCAGATGTACAGGTCGGTAGCCGGGTGCTGGATCTCGGTTGGGAGGAAGACTGTCTCGAATGCTTGCGGGAAACAGGCGCTCGGGTGACTTTTGTGGGGGAGGATATTCGCGCCGTGCAAAAGGCAGAAGCACTTGGGATAAACGGGGTGCTCAGTGCAATGCCGGCACAGGTGATTTCCGACGCGCGTGTCGTATTTTACAAACCCGTCCAAAGGTCTGCCAAAGGTCAGGTATTTGAATGGATTGATCAGGGCTTTCAGGCGCTTGAAATGGGTGGCGCGCTTTATCTGGCGGGTCAGCGAAATCGAGGTATTAGAAGTTATGCCGCGTATTTGCAGGCGGTTTTTGGCAATAGCAGACGCGCAGGGCGCGTGGGCAGAGTGGAAGTTTACAGCGCGAAAAAGGAGCGCAGTAATCCTTGCCAGGCACCGATTGACAATCGAATGACATTTGAATTGCGCGATTTGCCAGGCAGTCCATATCGCGTTGAAACCCGTGCGGGCGTTTTTTCACGGGATGGACTCGATGACGGGACGAGATTGCTGATCGACTGCATGAAAGTTCGTCCTGCAGACCACGTGCTGGACTGGGGGTGTGGCTGGGGCGCACTCGGCATGGTTGCTGCGCGTCTATCTGTAAAGGGCAATGCAACGCTCATCGATTCGAATATTCGAGCTGTTTCCTGCGCGGAGGAAAATTTGAAACGCAACCAGATTTGCAATGCAGTGGCTCGTGTGGAAGATGCTCGCATTATTGACCGGCGCGAGAAATTCGATCTTATTATTTCAAATCCACCCTTTCACGATGGCAATACTGCGGCACATCCCCTTATAGAAGGTGCTTTTCGGGCATTGAGGCCTGGGGGGCGTTTGATGCTTGTTGTGATGCGTCCAGCAGCGTATTTGAAACACATTCGCAGGGTTTTTGGGCAGGGGGAGGTCGTGGCTCAAAAAGATGGGTATGTCGTTCTTAAGGGCTATATCGGGAACTAA
- a CDS encoding phosphonoacetaldehyde reductase gives MNRLVKQIIYMAPGAIETVQSLLDDRAARSVFVVADRTAYDKSGAKMYIESALQGRGHAIFDDFAPNPKYADVVRGVKFWHTHPGDIMIAIGGGSAIDMAKLIGICGTHRDQYRELLTGNIPIRDKVAPLIAIPTTAGTGSEATHFAVVYVGEQKYSVAHANVLPDYAIIDPSLTANLPPSITAHTGLDALSQAVESLWSVNATAQSRVFASEALELVLDNLEAAVHRPTPDVRANMCRAAHLSGKAINISKTTAPHAISYTLTSQFGVPHGLAVALTLGAVLIYNNRVVSGDCWHPKGVAQVQKDIREINRLIGVASSEEARKYIDDLISAIGCPTRLRQVGVDADADLETLAQNVNTERLKNNPRALSQFALRQILREVH, from the coding sequence ATGAATCGTCTCGTGAAACAGATTATCTACATGGCACCCGGGGCTATTGAGACTGTGCAGTCTTTGTTAGATGATAGAGCCGCGCGGTCTGTTTTTGTTGTGGCTGATCGCACAGCCTACGATAAATCCGGCGCAAAAATGTATATAGAATCCGCATTACAGGGGCGCGGCCATGCCATCTTTGATGATTTTGCACCTAATCCTAAATACGCCGATGTGGTGCGCGGAGTCAAATTCTGGCACACACATCCAGGTGATATAATGATTGCCATAGGTGGCGGATCTGCAATTGATATGGCCAAGCTCATTGGCATTTGCGGTACACATCGGGATCAATACCGCGAGCTTCTTACAGGGAATATACCGATTCGGGATAAAGTCGCGCCATTAATCGCCATTCCCACCACAGCGGGTACGGGGAGTGAAGCCACGCATTTTGCTGTGGTTTATGTCGGGGAACAAAAATATTCCGTTGCACACGCCAATGTGTTGCCCGACTACGCAATTATCGATCCCAGTCTAACGGCCAATTTGCCACCTTCTATTACCGCACATACTGGCCTGGACGCACTGTCACAGGCTGTTGAATCTTTGTGGAGTGTGAATGCAACCGCGCAATCGCGTGTTTTTGCAAGTGAAGCTCTGGAACTGGTGCTCGATAATCTCGAGGCTGCTGTTCACCGTCCCACACCCGATGTACGTGCTAATATGTGCCGCGCTGCCCATCTATCTGGTAAAGCGATCAATATCAGCAAGACCACAGCACCTCACGCGATTTCCTATACGCTCACATCTCAATTTGGCGTGCCTCACGGTTTGGCTGTGGCTCTGACGTTGGGTGCAGTCTTAATATACAACAATAGGGTAGTCAGTGGTGATTGTTGGCATCCCAAAGGTGTTGCTCAAGTTCAGAAAGATATCAGAGAGATCAATAGGCTGATAGGGGTTGCGAGCTCTGAAGAAGCGAGAAAATACATTGACGATCTCATCAGCGCCATTGGTTGTCCAACCCGTCTGCGACAGGTCGGTGTGGATGCTGATGCAGACCTGGAAACACTTGCGCAGAATGTCAATACGGAACGTCTAAAAAACAATCCCCGCGCCTTATCGCAGTTTGCGCTAAGACAGATACTTCGTGAAGTCCATTAA
- a CDS encoding rhodanese-like domain-containing protein translates to MAVKQLEPGEAKAAMDEAENSVYLDVRTEMEFAQGHPEGAINIPIAVPGPGSMVPNPDFLNVVQKTLPDKEQPIFCGCQSGMRSQMAADLMARLGYSNLANVQGGFGGKVENGVLVVVGWRDSNLPVETDVNNSNSYAGIKARAES, encoded by the coding sequence ATGGCAGTTAAACAGCTTGAACCAGGAGAAGCAAAAGCCGCGATGGATGAAGCGGAAAATTCGGTTTATCTCGATGTGCGCACGGAAATGGAATTTGCCCAGGGGCATCCCGAAGGCGCTATCAATATCCCCATTGCAGTTCCCGGCCCGGGGAGCATGGTGCCAAATCCCGATTTTCTGAATGTTGTGCAAAAAACACTACCCGATAAAGAACAGCCCATTTTTTGTGGCTGTCAGAGCGGAATGCGTTCCCAGATGGCCGCGGATTTGATGGCGCGGTTGGGGTATTCGAATCTCGCCAATGTTCAGGGTGGCTTTGGTGGAAAAGTCGAAAATGGCGTTCTCGTAGTGGTGGGATGGCGCGATTCCAATTTGCCTGTCGAAACCGATGTCAATAATTCCAATTCTTATGCGGGTATTAAGGCGCGGGCAGAGTCGTAG